A stretch of Dromaius novaehollandiae isolate bDroNov1 chromosome 8, bDroNov1.hap1, whole genome shotgun sequence DNA encodes these proteins:
- the DHCR24 gene encoding delta(24)-sterol reductase encodes MSAVWSLGAGLVLLVLWVRHRGLEAVLVHHRWVFVCLFLLPLSILFDVYYQLRAWAVWRLHSAPRQHGQRVRHIQAQVREWKNEGSKRYMCTGRPGWLTVSLRVGKYKKIHKNIMINLMDVLEVDSERQVVRVEPLVTMGQLTAHLNPMGWTIPVVPELDDLTVGGLIMGTGIESSSHIYGLFQHTCVAYELVLADGSLVRCSPTENSELFYAVPWSCGTLGFLVAAEIKMIPAKKYIKIHYEPVRGLQKICEKFTEESKKKENSFVEGLVYSLDEAVIMTGVLTDEAEQNKINRIGNYYKPWFFKHVEKYLKADRTGIEYIPSRHYYHRHTRSIFWELQDIIPFGNNPVFRYLFGWMVPPKISLLKLTQGEAIRKLYEQHHVVQDMLVPMKSLEKSIQTFHVDLNVYPLWLCPFILPNNPGMVHPKGDEAELYVDIGAYGEPKTKQFEARASMRQMEKFVRSVHGFQMLYADCYMTREEFWDMFDGSLYHKLREQMNCKDAFPEVYDKICKAARH; translated from the exons atGTCCGCGGTGTGGTCGCTGGGCGcggggctggtgctgctggtgctgtgggTGCGGCACCGGGGGCTGGAGGCCGTGCTGGTGCACCACCGCTGGGTCTTCgtctgcctcttcctcctgcccctctccaTCCTCTTCGACGTCTACTACCAGCTGCGCGCCTGGGCCGTGTGGCGCCTCCACAGCGCCCCGCGGCAGCACGGCCAGCGCGTCCGGCACATCCAGGCGCAG GTTCGGGAGTGGAAAAATGAAGGCAGTAAAAGATATATGTGCACTGGTCGGCCAGGCTGGTTAACTGTATCACTTCGCGTTGGAAAGTATAAGAAGATTCACAAGAACATCATGATCAACTTAATGGATGTTCTCGAAGTGGACAGTGAAAGACAG gtTGTCCGTGTGGAACCTTTGGTCACCATGGGTCAGCTGACTGCACACCTAAATCCCATGGGTTGGACTATTCCTGTGGTGCCGGAACTCGATGACCTCACCGTAG GTGGTCTGATCATGGGAACAGGCATTGAGTCTTCGTCCCATATCTATGGACTTTTTCAACATACCTGCGTGGCCTATGAACTTGTTCTTGCCGATGGAAGCCTTGTGAGATGTTCACCA actgaaaattCAGAGCTATTTTATGCAGTGCCTTGGTCTTGTGGTACTCTGGGTTTCCTGGttgcagcagaaataaaaatgattcctgccaagaaatacataaaaatacattatGAGCCTGTGAGAGGACTGCAGAAGATTTGTGAAAAGTTTACTGAAGAAtctaagaaaaaggagaatagTTTTGTGGAAGGACTTGTATATTCTTTGGATGAAGCAGTCATCATGACAGGAGTCTTGACTGACGAAGCTGAACAAAACAAG ATAAACAGAATTGGCAACTACTACAAGCCATGGTTCTTTAAGCATGTGGAAAAGTATTTGAAAGCTGACAGAACTGGAATAGAATACATTCCCTCAAGACATTATTACCATAGGCATACCCGTAGTATCTTCTGGGAGCTCCAA GATATCATTCCTTTTGGCAATAACCCTGTTTTTCGTTACCTGTTTGGCTGGATGGTTCCTCCAAAAATCTCTTTGTTAAAACTGACCCAAGGAGAAGCTATTCGAAAGCTGTACGAGCAACATCACGTTGTGCAAGATATGTTGGTCCCAATGAAGAGCCTTGAAAAATCTATCCAAACCTTCCATGTTGATCTTAAT GTATACCCTCTTTGGTTATGTCCTTTCATATTGCCCAATAATCCTGGTATGGTCCACCCAAAAGGGGATGAAGCAGAACTCTACGTGGATATAGGAGCTTATGGAGAGCCCAAAACGAAACAATTTGAAGCTAGGGCTTCAATGAGACAAATGGAAAAGTTTGTAAGAAGTGTTCATGG tttCCAGATGCTGTATGCAGATTGCTATATGACCCGTGAGGAGTTCTGGGATATGTTTGATGGTTCATTATACCATAAGCTGAGGGAGCAAATGAATTGCAAGGATGCCTTTCCAGAAGTGTATGACAAAATCTGCAAAGCTGCGAGGCACTGA